A single Plasmodium knowlesi strain H genome assembly, chromosome: 13 DNA region contains:
- a CDS encoding non-SERCA-type Ca2+ -transporting P-ATPase, putative, with product MNSKSTQNDSSSTEPKEGIHNQKKKEQDGVRNSRKKATAPGVGGKKESAKGSDQAKGEDGQRARREHKPKIQAVKPKEEMEKTNVETEKTNVEMEKQIVEMAEPNVEGAKPKVETAKSKESPKMKDEAQIPVGYNHDATESIENLCKEFDLHDLNSGLTTEQVKINREKYGENYIEKDDATPVWLIFLSQYYSPVVVLLLVAALASLVLNEIVEGVAIISIVTLNACLATYMEKSSGDAIAKLAEMASPQCTVLRNGNKIVIPSREVVVGDVVIISTGDSISADLRLTEVIELKTNESLLTGESEDIKKTLTPDDCTTPFATNLCFATTSVTNGSGKGIVTATGLNTQVGKIASQLKRSSKGSKLTPLQVALNKLGGLIGLIAIIVLVFIISLAVLINYRDPAHADKDPILVIIIIGVGFAVSSVPEGLPMVVTITLSAGAKDMVRKNANVRKLPAVETLGCCSVICSDKTGTLTEGKMTAINAVTFAKNSSLSDKNNNLTKTFDFYPTKGFEPYGGLFDSGKLTNELKKKIVIAKNQNISYDSILYDYGNPKNDSIDVKKTRSLMFAAYLNSYDTTLARDPKTSKWTIHGNMSEGPIVVAAAKVGYSFITDDSHHSDVKEYTRLDDLEVTFNSSRKMKITFYKLKKENMFEYIHLERTGKVFTHVALIKGAPDKLLDRSTHLLEESPKGPQICWSAKISENEKDVLAQKNLELSQKALRVLAVCIKPLTSEHISLLKSLDDADERLKFVTTDEDSGFIPLGYVAAFDPPRPGVKEAIQTCRDAQVKVIMITGDQKPTAIAIGKLIGLIGEDKAGQADQADGHGDRANEADAQAIECSELHINKNPNEPVLPDDQLDAFTDKILIYSRAQPEDKITIVQSLKRKGYLVAMTGDGVNDAPALKAADIGVAMGINGTEVAKGASEMILIDDNFCTVVSAIDVGRTIFSNIQKFVCFLLGTNIGEILYLSIAIAAQMPFPLEALQILFLNLMTDGCPAVALSREPPNHDNMKTPPRPKKQPIMTKKWWFYGIIPHTVFEALCVLVSLAFSLYICTGSYTLNDIHSSCRTVSFPNVSDESIKHEYKYFCSTYEYRVSPDYVGWITNVNFWHPKKNKTVTFWGAAKGKVKNITPTSIEVHPEIRTIMEDGCPGDLETDEYGWCRPKSNIYVSGKDHELPHGVFRKNFEDVASKGSKRGRTMAFISAVWCEMLRAYTVRSWEPFYKVFNRNMWMHLACSISATLTFLSTCIPGITSVLNTTCLLWWQYLLGISWALLNMLLDEIVPKVIYRRRYMSVKK from the coding sequence ATGAATTCCAAGAGTACACAAAACGATTCAAGCAGCacggagccaaaggaaggaatccacaatcaaaaaaaaaaagaacaggatGGAGTGAGGAACTCAAGGAAGAAGGCAACTGCGCCTGGTGTCGGTGGGAAGAAGGAGAGTGCAAAAGGTTCAGACCAGGCGAAGGGGGAGGATGGACAGCGCGCAAGGCGCGAGCACAAGCCGAAGATACAGGCCGTGAAGCcgaaggaggaaatggaaaaaacaaatgtagagactgaaaaaacaaatgtagaaatggaaaaacaaattgtgGAAATGGCAGAACCAAATGTGGAAGGGGCAAAACCGAAGGTAGAAACGGCGAAATCGAAGGAGTCACCAAAAATGAAAGATGAGGCGCAAATCCCCGTCGGGTACAACCACGACGCGACCGAGAGCATCGAGAACCTGTGCAAGGAGTTCGATCTCCACGACCTGAATTCAGGTCTAACGACGGAGcaagtaaaaataaacagagaaaaatatggagaaaattacaTCGAAAAGGATGATGCAACACCAGTATGGTTGATATTCCTATCCCAATATTACAGTCCTGTGGTGGTACTACTCTTAGTTGCTGCTCTGGCAAGTTTAGTTCTGAATGAAATTGTGGAAGGAGTTGCCATCATCAGTATAGTTACTCTGAATGCCTGTCTAGCTACGTATATGGAAAAGTCCTCAGGCGATGCTATCGCAAAGTTAGCAGAAATGGCATCCCCTCAATGTACGGTTTTACGAAATGGCAATAAAATTGTTATTCCTTCTAGAGAAGTAGTGGTCGGTGACGTAGTCATCATCAGTACAGGAGATTCTATATCAGCTGACTTAAGATTAACAGAAGTTATTGAATTGAAAACCAATGAAAGTTTGCTAACGGGAGAGTCAGAAGATATAAAGAAGACCTTAACTCCAGATGATTGCACCACCCCTTTTGCTACCAATTTGTGTTTCGCAACCACATCTGTTACCAACGGTTCTGGTAAAGGGATAGTTACTGCCACGGGATTAAATACCCAGGTAGGGAAAATCGCCTCTCAATTGAAAAGATCAAGTAAGGGAAGTAAATTAACTCCTCTACAAGTAGCGTTGAACAAGCTTGGAGGTCTTATAGGTCTTATTGCCATTATCGTGTTGGTGTTTATTATATCCTTGGCTGTACTGATTAATTATAGAGACCCGGCACATGCCGATAAGGATCCCATCCTTGTGATAATTATAATTGGTGTGGGTTTTGCAGTTTCATCCGTCCCAGAAGGATTACCGATGGTTGTTACAATTACCCTTTCTGCGGGAGCTAAAGATATGGTTCGAAAAAATGCTAATGTTCGTAAGTTACCCGCTGTGGAAACGCTAGGATGCTGCTCTGTCATATGTTCAGACAAAACAGGAACGCTgacggaaggaaaaatgacaGCCATCAACGCCGTAACATTTGCAAAGAACTCATCTTTAagtgataaaaataataatttgacTAAGACATTTGATTTTTATCCTACGAAAGGGTTCGAACCTTATGGTGGATTATTCGATTCAGGTAAATTAACAAAtgaattgaagaaaaaaattgtcatcgCGAAGAATCAAAACATATCTTATGATTCCATTTTGTACGATTATGGAAATCCCAAAAATGATTCCATAGATGTGAAGAAAACCAGGTCCCTCATGTTTGCTGCGTACCTGAACTCATACGATACTACCTTGGCGAGAGATCCAAAAACTTCCAAATGGACCATTCATGGAAATATGAGTGAAGGACCCATAGTAGTGGCAGCAGCGAAGGTTGGGTATAGCTTCATCACAGACGACAGTCATCATTCTGACGTCAAGGAGTACACAAGATTGGATGATTTAGAAGTTACCTTTAACTCAtccagaaaaatgaaaataactttttataaattgaagaaggaaaacatgtTTGAGTATATCCATTTGGAGAGAACAGGAAAGGTGTTCACCCACGTTGCTCTGATCAAGGGTGCCCCAGATAAACTACTGGATAGAAGCACGCACCTTTTGGAGGAATCCCCCAAGGGACCGCAAATCTGTTGGAGTGCCAAAATTAGCGAAAACGAGAAGGATGTATTAGCCCAAAAAAATCTGGAATTATCGCAGAAGGCTTTGAGAGTTCTGGCTGTTTGCATTAAACCACTAACATCTGAACACATATCTTTGTTGAAAAGTTTAGACGATGCTGATGAGCGACTGAAATTTGTCACGACCGATGAGGATAGCGGATTCATCCCGTTGGGATACGTTGCCGCGTTCGACCCACCAAGACCAGGAGTGAAGGAAGCCATCCAGACCTGCAGAGATGCCCAAGTGAAAGTTATCATGATCACAGGGGATCAGAAACCGACTGCCATTGCGATCGGGAAGCTCATTGGTTTGATAGGGGAGGATAAGGCAGGTCAAGCGGACCAGGCGGATGGCCATGGCGACCGGGCAAACGAGGCAGACGCACAGGCTATCGAATGCTCAGAGCTGCACATTAACAAGAATCCGAATGAGCCCGTATTACCGGATGACCAATTAGATGCATTCACAGATAAAATACTGATATACTCAAGAGCCCAACCTGAGGACAAAATCACCATAGTACAATCCCTGAAGAGGAAAGGCTACCTAGTCGCAATGACAGGAGATGGAGTCAACGACGCACCAGCTTTGAAAGCAGCAGATATAGGAGTAGCCATGGGAATAAACGGAACGGAGGTAGCGAAAGGTGCATCTGAAATGATTCTAATTGATGACAACTTCTGTACAGTTGTTAGCGCGATAGATGTAGGAAGAACCATCTTTTCTAATATACAAAAATTTGTTTGCTTCTTGTTGGGTACAAATATTGGAGAAATACTTTACCTTTCCATAGCCATCGCAGCACAGATGCCTTTCCCATTGGAGGCGCTTCAAATCCTATTCCTTAATTTAATGACAGATGGATGTCCAGCAGTAGCTCTATCGAGGGAGCCACCCAACCACGATAATATGAAAACACCACCCAGGCCAAAGAAGCAACCAATAATGACCAAAAAATGGTGGTTCTATGGAATCATTCCTCATACAGTTTTCGAAGCATTATGTGTCCTCGTATCATTGGCATTTTCTCTCTACATTTGTACAGGAAGTTATACCCTGAATGATATCCATAGCTCTTGCCGAACGGTTAGTTTTCCAAATGTTTCAGACGAATCAATCAAGCATGAGTACAAATACTTTTGCAGTACTTATGAATATAGAGTGTCGCCAGACTACGTGGGATGGATCACGAACGTAAATTTCTGGCATCCtaagaagaataaaacagTTACTTTTTGGGGAGCtgcaaaagggaaagtaaaaaatataactccAACGTCGATAGAAGTACATCCAGAAATACGAACCATAATGGAAGATGGTTGTCCAGGTGATTTAGAAACAGATGAATATGGATGGTGTAGACCAAAGTCAAATATTTATGTTAGTGGAAAGGATCATGAACTTCCACATGGAGTTTTTCGAAAGAATTTTGAAGACGTTGCTTCTAAGGGGTCTAAGAGAGGTAGAACCATGGCATTTATTTCAGCCGTTTGGTGTGAAATGTTGAGAGCTTATACTGTCCGCAGTTGGGAGCCTTTTTACAAAGTATTTAATAGAAATATGTGGATGCATCTGGCTTGTAGCATTTCTGCTACCTTGACTTTCTTGTCTACCTGCATTCCGGGAATCACTTCCGTCCTCAACACCACTTGTTTGCTCTGGTGGCAGTACCTCTTGGGAATTTCATGGGCTCTTCTTAACATGCTGCTGGATGAAATAGTGCCCAAAGTCATCTACCGCAGGAGGTACATGTCAGTGAAGAAGTAA
- a CDS encoding glutathione peroxidase-like thioredoxin peroxidase, putative: MKFFLFLALLFVLLILQRNPANMFSFFKKITVSKGELRPSIYDYHVKKLDGTTVPMSTYKNKVLLIVNSASKCGLTRKHVDQLNQLHDRLNEQGLEILAFPTSQFLNQEFPNTCDISSFNDKNKIKYNFFAPIEVNGENTHELFKFLKANCDSMHDKNGQLENIGWNFGKFLVNRSGNVVSYFSPRTYPLEIEKNITDLL, from the exons aTGAagttcttcttatttttagcGTTACTCTTCGTACTGCTAATTTTACAAAGAAACCCTGCCAACATGTTTagcttcttcaaaaaaataactgTTTCGAAGGGGGAATTGCGTCCCTCCATTTATGACTATCATGTGAAGAAGCTGGATGGAACAACTGTGCCAATGTCTACATACAAAAACAAGGTTTTGCTGATTGTTAACTCGGCTTCCAAGTGTGGCTTAACGCGAAAGCATGTGGATCAGCTTAACCAGCTACACGATCGATTGAACGAGCAGGGATTAGAG atTTTGGCCTTCCCGACTAGCCAGTTCCTAAACCAAGAGTTCCCCAACACGTGCGACATTTCCTCatttaatgataaaaacaaaatcaAATATAACTTCTTCGCCCCTATTGAAGTCAATGGAGAAAACACTCATGAGCTGTTTAAATTTCTGAAGGCCAACTGCGACTCG ATGCACGACAAGAATGGACAACTAGAAAACATCGGCTGGAactttggaaaatttttagTTAATAGAAGCGGAAACGTAGTCAGCTATTTTTCCCCAAGAACATATCCCCTTGAAATTGAGAAGAACATAACTGATttactgtaa
- a CDS encoding peripheral plastid protein 1, putative, with translation MLFLIRNLSGWILLLFVVNTQLHDGSHKWQKGLKGGRVLKGIDAHSCIHANKNKWQPNRNKYCKPRSYLYIQNQRRKKRQSYMLNRYNVCSIFSIFDKSNEAKKKNIERESTSTGVPHKGNAPNKGMLQGEKTSTGVVAPGKVLPSMETPPLITSPGCKLEGCIDLSNLESNPKGALKNEIEYRKHLENFKSKIILSLQTIFCSYTKSIDTSDNLRNFVLNILSDFELKFRKYTHLTNVQNMHNHKMKEEYLQSNYNCFLDIVKMIEENLYNILLYKIQSIKLKALDDIKETVLSHRESNADYISYVNHVNKIFEVYEKKLQNLFPANFKFSLYNKMSKNCGVEEQQPSSMSNFVYNFPIEKYEQLIKKNINYVKKLSHDLTKKKKKKLIKEIERSKNYQNILHIIDNQQKQIEILQEQLETNVEGSPGKYSPFHCAVAYRIPDTNLNVSTQYVKGKFNVKMNCIPDDSLHLLGSYGFVKALPFGNLGLSFSMNF, from the coding sequence ATGCTATTTTTAATTAGGAACCTGAGTGGATGGATACTTCTCCTGTTCGTGGTGAATACACAACTGCATGATGGATCGCACAAATGGCAGAAAGGATTGAAGGGGGGCAGAGTCCTCAAGGGAATAGATGCCCACAGTTGTATCCATGCGAACAAGAATAAGTGGCAACCAAACCGGAACAAATATTGCAAGCCAAGAAGTTACCTGTACATACAGAatcaaagaaggaagaaacgcCAGTCATACATGCTTAATAGGTATAATGTCTGCTCGATTTTTTCAATCTTTGATAAGAGCAATGaggcgaaaaagaaaaatatcgaGAGGGAGTCAACCAGTACCGGCGTGCCGCATAAGGGGAATGCACCCAACAAAGGAATGttacaaggggaaaaaacatcCACTGGAGTAGTAGCACCTGGGAAGGTCCTCCCATCCATGGAAACCCCCCCACTGATCACCTCCCCTGGCTGTAAATTGGAAGGATGCATCGATCTTAGCAATCTGGAGAGCAATCCCAAAGGGGCGCTCAAAAACGAGATCGAGTACAGAAAGCATTTAGAAAACTTCaaaagcaaaataattttatctcTTCAAACCATCTTCTGTTCATACACGAAGAGCATAGATACGAGTGACAATTTGAGGAACTTTGTCCTCAACATATTAAGCGACTTTGAGCTAAAGTTCCGCAAGTACACACACCTGACGAATGTGCAAAATATGCATAAccataaaatgaaagaagaatatttaCAGAGCAATTACAATTGCTTCCTTGATATCGTTAAGATGATTGAAGAGAATCTGTACAATATTTTATTGTATAAAATTCAGTCCATTAAATTGAAAGCATTGGATGACATTAAAGAAACGGTCCTCTCGCATAGGGAAAGCAACGCGGATTACATTTCTTACGTTAACCATGTTAATAAAATATTCGAAGTTTACGAGAAGAAGCTACAGAATTTATTCCCtgcaaattttaaattttccctgtataataaaatgagcaaaaacTGCGGCGTTGAGGAACAGCAGCCTTCCAGTATGTCCAATTTTGTGTACAATTTTCcaatagaaaaatatgaacagttaataaaaaaaaatataaattatgtgaaaaaattatcacacgatttgacaaaaaaaaaaaaaaaaaaactcattaAAGAAATTGAGCGaagtaaaaattatcaaaatatATTACACATTATAGACAATCAACAGAAGCAAATTGAAATTTTACAGGAACAACTCGAAACAAACGTGGAAGGTTCCCCTGGGAAATACTCCCCCTTTCACTGCGCAGTTGCCTATAGGATTCCCGACACCAATTTGAACGTTTCAACTCAATACGTTAAAGGGAAATTTAATGTTAAAATGAATTGCATTCCAGATGATTCATTGCATTTATTGGGGTCATATGGATTTGTGAAAGCCCTCCCTTTTGGTAACTTAGGTCTGTCCTTTTCCATGAACTTTTGA